AGGCGCTCGACACCGTCCCTGCCCTGGCAGACCTGTACGTCGAGCTGTTCGATGAGGCCGAGTCGTTCCGACGTGGGGCGCTGCTGGCTGTCTACACGGATATCGACCCGGACGGTGCGGCGGAGTTCATCGACGGCGGCCATGCGCGATTACGACCGGATTTCGTGCGGCGCGGATTGATGCTCGGCGAGTTCCACCAGTCCAGTTCGGTTGGCAGCGTGCACAATCCAGCGTTTCCGGTGATGCAGTCGCCGGTGCCGATGTTCGCGGTCCGAGCGCTGAGCGCCCACGACATCCTGTTTCTGGATCGGCCCGGAGAGCAGCGTGAGGAACTGCTGGGCTACTACCTCGAGCATGTCGGCGACCGAGCCCCCGCGCCCGTCATCGGCCGGGTCCAGCGGACCCTCGCAGCGATGGGACGATGACATGGACATCTCGCTCGACACAACGTCGAATCTGGGAACCGCCTTCACCGCCGCGGTGGCGCGCAACAGCGACCGGATCGCGGTCCAGTCCGGCTCCGACATGTGGACGTACCGCAAACTCGCGGGACTGACCGACGCGGTGGCGCAAGGGTTGACCGCGCTGGCTGGCCCGGACCGCGATGCGGGAATGGTTGCGGTGCTGCTGGATCGGTCGGTAGAGTTCGTCGCGATGCTGATCGGCACGGTGAGCGCGGGCATGACCTACGTGCCGATCGACCCGGCCACACCGCCGGAC
The DNA window shown above is from Nocardia sp. NBC_01730 and carries:
- a CDS encoding DUF6875 domain-containing protein gives rise to the protein MSLTDNFPFLPGSLTDIANAYKLFERFPQYQSVLGWVGDFVLTPDSRLRRPGAVCPRLAVAIDQNLVRLVAVRTTRPTVDEALDTVPALADLYVELFDEAESFRRGALLAVYTDIDPDGAAEFIDGGHARLRPDFVRRGLMLGEFHQSSSVGSVHNPAFPVMQSPVPMFAVRALSAHDILFLDRPGEQREELLGYYLEHVGDRAPAPVIGRVQRTLAAMGR